From the Lysobacter sp. FW306-1B-D06B genome, one window contains:
- a CDS encoding VOC family protein: MPTQIFVNLPCHDLPKSKAFFESLGYSFNPQFTDDKGACLVVSDTIYVMLLTREFFGTFTSKPVADAHSTLEAITCLSLDSREAVDDIHAKALKAGAKSAGDPQDYGFMYSRAFEDLDGHQWEFVHMSGTPDQAG, from the coding sequence ATGCCCACCCAGATCTTCGTCAACCTCCCCTGCCACGACCTGCCGAAGTCGAAGGCCTTCTTCGAATCGCTCGGCTATTCCTTCAACCCGCAGTTCACCGACGACAAGGGCGCCTGCCTGGTCGTCAGCGACACGATCTACGTGATGCTGCTCACGCGCGAGTTCTTCGGCACGTTCACGAGCAAGCCCGTCGCCGATGCGCACAGCACGCTGGAGGCCATCACCTGCCTGTCGCTGGACAGCCGCGAAGCCGTCGACGACATCCATGCCAAGGCGCTGAAGGCCGGCGCGAAGAGCGCTGGCGATCCGCAGGACTACGGCTTCATGTACTCGCGCGCGTTCGAAGACCTGGACGGCCACCAGTGGGAATTCGTGCACATGAGCGGCACGCCGGACCAGGCGGGCTGA
- a CDS encoding VOC family protein: MTATTGQPPMKINAYLSFDDQCEAAFRFYQQVLGGTLETLMRFGDTPACDHVPESHRDRIMHARLVVGDQAIMGSDSVPEHPYEGIKGVSIALNVDSIGEAERVFNALSEGGQVIMPLDQTFWAARFGMFVDRFGVSWMVNCEKDL; encoded by the coding sequence ATGACCGCCACCACAGGCCAGCCGCCCATGAAGATCAACGCCTACCTCAGCTTCGACGACCAGTGCGAAGCCGCCTTCCGCTTCTACCAGCAGGTGCTGGGCGGCACGCTGGAAACGCTGATGCGTTTCGGCGACACGCCCGCGTGCGACCACGTCCCCGAATCGCACCGCGATCGCATCATGCATGCGCGGCTGGTGGTGGGCGACCAGGCGATCATGGGCTCGGACTCCGTACCCGAGCACCCGTACGAAGGCATCAAGGGCGTGTCCATCGCACTCAACGTCGATTCCATCGGCGAGGCCGAACGCGTGTTCAACGCGCTGAGCGAAGGCGGCCAGGTGATCATGCCGCTCGACCAGACCTTCTGGGCCGCGCGCTTCGGCATGTTCGTCGACCGATTCGGCGTGTCGTGGATGGTGAATTGCGAAAAGGATCTGTAG
- a CDS encoding YciI family protein, giving the protein MKFMVIVRATPESESGAMPSEEMLTQMGRYNEELAKAGVMLDGQGLYASAKGARVRFDGDRRSVVDGPFAETKELIAGFWIFQTASLQEAIEWVKRCPNPDGGMSEIEIRQVYEDGTCGGDLSPELKAQHERIRAQLEARSQ; this is encoded by the coding sequence ATGAAGTTCATGGTGATCGTGCGCGCCACGCCCGAAAGCGAATCCGGCGCGATGCCCAGCGAAGAAATGCTCACGCAGATGGGCCGCTACAACGAAGAGCTGGCCAAGGCCGGCGTGATGCTGGACGGCCAGGGCCTTTACGCCAGCGCGAAGGGCGCGCGCGTACGCTTCGACGGCGACCGCCGCAGCGTCGTCGACGGGCCGTTCGCCGAGACCAAGGAACTCATCGCCGGCTTCTGGATCTTCCAGACCGCCTCGCTGCAGGAGGCGATCGAATGGGTCAAGCGCTGCCCGAATCCGGACGGCGGCATGAGCGAGATCGAGATCCGCCAGGTCTACGAAGACGGCACCTGCGGCGGCGATCTCTCGCCGGAACTGAAGGCGCAACACGAGCGCATCCGCGCGCAACTGGAGGCACGTTCGCAATGA
- a CDS encoding LysR substrate-binding domain-containing protein, with protein MALRADWLPALTAFESAARHQNFAHAAEELHLTASAVSHHVRKLESRLGVVLFQRHARGVSLTAEGRQLADAAGTALADVDGVLRSLRGAREAHDRVRITTLHSLTYTWLLPRLAAFTSANPGIRLNVDTEIALTRFDEGGPDLGIRHGPGHWPGLTSHFLMDEALFPVVSPAYARQACIETAADIARHPLIADHARQGWHDWFRGAHVHGAKVEERYTFSDTTDAMKAAAAGLGIALARSRIAVPYLESGELVRLPGPALPARWGYYVVYPAHRRLRPAAQGFVDWLLESVRA; from the coding sequence ATGGCCCTGAGAGCGGACTGGCTGCCGGCCCTGACGGCCTTCGAATCGGCGGCGCGCCACCAGAACTTCGCCCACGCGGCCGAGGAGCTGCACCTCACCGCCAGCGCGGTCAGCCACCACGTGCGCAAGCTGGAATCGCGCCTGGGCGTGGTCCTGTTCCAGCGCCATGCGCGCGGGGTCTCGCTGACGGCCGAAGGTCGCCAGCTCGCCGACGCCGCCGGCACCGCGCTGGCCGACGTCGACGGCGTGCTGCGCAGCCTGCGTGGCGCACGCGAAGCGCACGACCGCGTGCGCATCACCACCCTGCACTCGCTGACCTACACCTGGCTGCTGCCGCGGCTGGCGGCGTTCACAAGCGCGAACCCGGGCATCCGCCTCAACGTGGACACCGAAATCGCGCTCACCCGCTTCGACGAGGGCGGCCCGGACCTGGGCATTCGCCACGGGCCGGGGCACTGGCCCGGGCTCACTTCGCATTTCCTCATGGACGAGGCGCTGTTCCCGGTGGTCTCGCCCGCCTATGCGCGCCAGGCCTGCATCGAGACGGCGGCCGACATCGCGCGCCATCCGCTGATCGCCGACCACGCGCGACAGGGCTGGCACGACTGGTTTCGGGGCGCGCACGTGCACGGGGCGAAGGTCGAGGAGCGCTACACCTTCAGCGACACCACCGACGCCATGAAGGCCGCCGCCGCGGGACTGGGCATCGCCCTGGCGCGCTCGCGCATCGCCGTGCCCTACCTGGAATCGGGCGAACTGGTGCGCCTGCCCGGCCCGGCCCTGCCCGCCCGCTGGGGCTACTACGTGGTCTATCCCGCGCACCGGCGCCTGCGGCCGGCCGCGCAGGGCTTCGTGGACTGGCTGCTGGAGAGCGTCCGCGCCTGA
- a CDS encoding cupin domain-containing protein produces MGRPFTIEPDTVSRAAMQALDVDSVPAQPVGEGCTRRDLPAGPGLRVWVVDMAPGAQWPVLNHHETGESYYVISGEVIEGEARFGAGTYVCFAPDSRHRPHTETGVRLIGMNLGDAAFLAAGGSPESITHCYHPTQG; encoded by the coding sequence GTGGGCCGTCCTTTCACCATCGAACCCGACACCGTCAGCCGCGCCGCGATGCAGGCGCTGGACGTCGACTCCGTGCCCGCACAGCCGGTCGGCGAAGGTTGCACGCGGCGGGACCTGCCCGCCGGCCCCGGCCTGCGTGTGTGGGTGGTCGACATGGCGCCGGGCGCGCAGTGGCCGGTCCTCAACCACCATGAGACGGGCGAGTCGTATTACGTCATCAGCGGCGAAGTGATCGAAGGCGAAGCGCGATTCGGCGCCGGCACCTACGTTTGTTTCGCGCCCGACAGCCGCCACCGCCCGCACACCGAGACCGGCGTGCGCCTGATCGGCATGAACCTGGGCGACGCCGCATTCCTCGCCGCCGGTGGCAGTCCCGAATCGATCACGCACTGTTACCACCCGACGCAGGGTTGA
- a CDS encoding DMT family transporter, with protein MNTVASTSGLPDARERGWLTPLELALLGAIWGASFLFMRVAARDFGAMPLVEVRLALGSLVLLPFLWRARAQFPAKLWPKLAIIGAINSAVPFMLFAWAAQRAPAGIGAIANAMTVLFTALVGFLFFHEKIGARRAIALVAGFVGVVVLASDKTAGGDQVGWAVAAGAAAAFLYGIGINLVRRHLTGLPPAAVASATLGTSALLTLPFAIANWPTHAIPMKSWFSATMLGVVCTGLAFVMYYRLIARIGASRASTVTYLIPVFGVAWAWLLLDEPLTVKMGIAGAMILGSVALSQRMAK; from the coding sequence ATGAACACCGTTGCTTCGACTTCCGGATTGCCCGATGCGCGCGAACGCGGCTGGTTGACGCCGCTGGAGCTGGCGTTGCTCGGCGCGATCTGGGGCGCTTCGTTCCTCTTCATGCGCGTGGCCGCGCGGGACTTCGGCGCGATGCCGCTGGTGGAAGTGCGCCTGGCGCTGGGTTCGCTCGTGCTGCTGCCGTTCCTGTGGCGTGCGCGCGCGCAGTTCCCCGCGAAGCTGTGGCCGAAGCTGGCGATCATCGGCGCGATCAACTCGGCGGTGCCCTTCATGCTGTTCGCCTGGGCCGCGCAGCGTGCGCCGGCGGGCATCGGCGCGATCGCCAATGCGATGACGGTGCTGTTCACCGCGCTGGTGGGCTTTTTGTTCTTCCACGAGAAGATCGGTGCGCGTCGTGCGATCGCACTGGTCGCCGGTTTCGTCGGCGTGGTGGTGCTGGCCAGCGACAAGACGGCCGGCGGCGACCAGGTCGGCTGGGCGGTGGCCGCGGGTGCTGCGGCGGCGTTCCTGTACGGCATCGGCATCAACCTGGTGCGTCGCCACCTGACCGGCCTGCCGCCTGCAGCAGTGGCTTCGGCCACGCTGGGCACGTCCGCGCTGCTGACGCTGCCGTTCGCGATCGCGAACTGGCCCACGCATGCGATCCCGATGAAGTCGTGGTTCTCCGCGACCATGCTCGGCGTGGTCTGCACGGGCCTGGCCTTCGTCATGTACTACCGCCTGATCGCGCGCATCGGCGCGAGCCGTGCGTCCACGGTGACGTACCTGATTCCGGTGTTCGGCGTCGCATGGGCGTGGCTGCTACTGGACGAACCGCTGACCGTGAAGATGGGCATCGCCGGTGCGATGATCCTGGGCAGCGTGGCGTTGAGTCAGCGAATGGCGAAGTAG
- a CDS encoding cyclase family protein, whose amino-acid sequence MTDKRVVFDFDFEFTNGGGIQGQDFRLDIDGDDIDDAALVDYIVRDLRLLMVGPARILNKKIITEAHKRKAKADGGRRVYVELSHDIEDGMVTYPGLPAARICDYLSRERSREIYVPGTEFQIAKIEIVANTGTYLDCPSHRYEHGDDLSQIGPEAFCDLDTIVIRAPYQDVRGIDASWFRDKELRGRAVLVHTGWDAFWREEAYAVEHPFLTQDAAEYLRDCGVKLVGIDSMNIDDTSQDATQGKARPVHSVLLGADILIVEHLCNLAALPDEGFEFSAMPPKVRGAGTFPVRAMARLR is encoded by the coding sequence ATGACCGACAAGCGCGTCGTCTTCGATTTCGACTTCGAGTTCACCAACGGCGGTGGCATCCAGGGCCAGGATTTCCGCCTGGACATCGACGGTGACGACATCGACGACGCCGCGCTCGTCGACTACATCGTCCGCGACCTGCGCCTGCTGATGGTCGGCCCCGCGCGCATCCTCAACAAGAAGATCATCACCGAAGCGCACAAGCGCAAGGCGAAGGCGGACGGCGGTCGCCGCGTCTACGTCGAACTCAGCCACGACATCGAGGACGGGATGGTCACGTATCCCGGCTTGCCGGCCGCACGCATCTGCGACTACCTCAGCCGAGAACGCTCGCGCGAGATCTACGTGCCGGGCACGGAGTTCCAAATCGCGAAGATCGAGATCGTCGCCAACACGGGCACGTACCTGGATTGCCCGTCGCACCGGTACGAACACGGCGACGACCTGTCGCAGATCGGGCCGGAGGCGTTCTGCGATCTCGACACGATCGTGATCCGCGCGCCGTATCAGGATGTGCGCGGCATCGACGCGTCCTGGTTCCGCGACAAGGAACTGCGCGGTCGCGCCGTGCTGGTGCACACGGGCTGGGATGCGTTCTGGCGCGAGGAGGCGTACGCGGTCGAGCATCCGTTCCTGACGCAGGACGCGGCCGAGTACCTGCGCGACTGCGGCGTGAAGCTCGTCGGCATCGATTCGATGAACATCGACGACACCTCGCAGGACGCGACGCAGGGCAAGGCGCGTCCTGTGCATTCGGTGCTGCTGGGCGCGGACATCCTCATCGTCGAGCACCTGTGCAACCTGGCCGCGTTACCGGACGAGGGCTTCGAATTCAGCGCGATGCCGCCGAAGGTGCGCGGGGCGGGGACGTTCCCGGTGCGGGCGATGGCGCGATTGCGCTGA